One genomic segment of Pseudomonas sp. RU47 includes these proteins:
- a CDS encoding phage portal protein, giving the protein MGFFRKDPAELLMREALKLAKSANESRPIVAQGGGGGVETRWRGASRVLRSMASWIPGLGSPRRDLDQNERRMLVARSRDAMRNHLIARAAITRLRTNVVGTGLVCRSQIDHDALGIDETQAEKINNQLDRLWSLYADDPRECDAEATLNHYQLQALVLISSMVGGDVLIASPDDERPGCIFSTRLQLIESDRVCNPAGQLDSANLVDGVEFDRLGAPLAYHVCTGYPNEYTAGQALKWERLPAFGEATGRRRVMHVMADKERPGQKRGAPYLAPVLEPLQKLERYSSAELMAAVISAMFTVFIKKTNDFQVGNLPLTALANEGEGAGGDTTADGELALGEGAIVDLGQGEEPVIANPARPNAQFDPFFTAVVKEIGAALEQPMEELLLHYSSSYSAARAAMLQAWRFYSLRRWWLICDFCQPSRELLIDEAVARGLINLPGYADPAKRKAYCQAIWIGPARGAIDELKEANAAGKRIEIGVSNETLETAAMTGEPWQQVYRQRVREVTQRRNDGLHVLPKGREQETPPSANPNEE; this is encoded by the coding sequence ATGGGATTTTTTCGAAAAGACCCGGCCGAGCTGCTGATGCGCGAGGCCCTCAAACTCGCCAAGTCGGCAAACGAGTCCAGGCCTATCGTCGCCCAAGGGGGCGGGGGCGGTGTTGAGACGCGTTGGCGCGGGGCTTCTCGCGTATTGCGCAGCATGGCCAGCTGGATTCCCGGTCTCGGCAGTCCGCGTCGAGATCTCGACCAAAACGAGCGTCGAATGCTGGTTGCTCGCTCGCGAGACGCCATGCGCAATCACTTGATAGCCCGTGCGGCGATCACCCGCTTGCGCACCAATGTTGTAGGCACCGGGCTGGTTTGCCGGTCACAGATCGATCATGACGCATTAGGTATCGACGAGACGCAGGCTGAGAAAATCAACAATCAGCTTGATCGCTTGTGGTCGCTGTACGCCGATGATCCACGCGAATGCGACGCCGAGGCGACACTCAACCACTACCAGTTACAAGCACTGGTATTGATCTCGTCCATGGTGGGTGGTGACGTGCTGATTGCCAGTCCTGACGATGAGCGCCCGGGCTGCATCTTCAGCACGCGCTTGCAGTTGATCGAATCGGACCGGGTCTGCAATCCAGCCGGGCAACTGGACAGTGCAAACCTCGTGGACGGTGTCGAGTTCGACCGGCTGGGGGCGCCGCTGGCGTATCACGTCTGCACCGGATACCCCAACGAATACACCGCCGGCCAAGCGCTGAAATGGGAGCGTCTGCCAGCCTTTGGCGAGGCAACGGGCCGGCGCCGCGTCATGCACGTTATGGCCGACAAGGAGCGTCCGGGACAGAAGCGCGGAGCGCCTTACCTGGCTCCGGTGCTTGAACCGCTGCAGAAGCTGGAGCGCTACAGCAGCGCCGAGCTGATGGCGGCGGTGATCTCCGCAATGTTCACGGTGTTCATCAAAAAGACCAACGACTTTCAAGTCGGGAATCTCCCGCTGACCGCATTAGCTAACGAAGGTGAAGGCGCTGGAGGTGATACCACAGCAGATGGCGAACTGGCGCTGGGCGAGGGGGCGATTGTTGACCTGGGCCAAGGTGAGGAACCGGTAATCGCCAATCCTGCGCGGCCTAATGCGCAATTCGATCCGTTCTTTACGGCAGTGGTGAAGGAAATCGGCGCCGCTTTAGAGCAACCGATGGAAGAGCTGTTGCTGCACTACAGCAGCAGCTACAGCGCAGCCCGTGCGGCGATGTTGCAGGCGTGGCGCTTTTACAGCCTGCGACGCTGGTGGTTGATCTGTGACTTTTGCCAGCCCAGTCGTGAATTGCTGATCGATGAGGCAGTGGCCCGTGGACTGATCAATTTGCCGGGTTATGCGGATCCGGCGAAACGCAAAGCCTACTGCCAGGCCATCTGGATCGGCCCCGCGCGGGGCGCCATTGATGAGCTGAAGGAAGCCAACGCTGCCGGTAAGCGCATCGAGATTGGTGTCAGCAACGAAACACTGGAAACCGCCGCAATGACCGGCGAGCCGTGGCAGCAGGTGTATCGGCAGCGCGTGCGCGAAGTCACCCAGCGGCGCAACGATGGCCTGCACGTTTTACCCAAAGGGCGGGAGCAGGAAACACCGCCGTCCGCCAACCCCAACGAGGAATAA
- a CDS encoding S49 family peptidase, translated as MPRAFELAASQPWLMLPGALDNLLTIADRMGDPAALETRTGMRLDNSRTVSVRNGVAIIPVVGPVFRYANLFTEISGATSTQLLATDLQAALDDPKISAIILNIDSPGGVAAGINELADQVHAARDRKRIVAYIGGTGASAAYWIASAASEIVIDETALAGSIGVVVEAVVGGEEGNGRKRYQIVSRNAPNKRVDLSTEEGRAKVGETVDAMGDVFVAKVARNLGVEPERVPAMGDFGGLRVGAAAVESGLAHRLGSLETLITELAKPAATQPRKYNMTTVSSTAELREALAAGTDPQTIEIAQANQPDLESIRTQSREEGATAERQRITGINAMASKGFETEIAAAIEAGSTVEATALQLFKAAQDRGISLNAIKADATGASTSTPAGDAAQGERKAVVNAIVEGASRR; from the coding sequence ATGCCCCGCGCATTCGAGCTGGCTGCATCGCAGCCGTGGCTGATGCTGCCCGGCGCCCTGGATAACTTGCTGACCATTGCAGACCGCATGGGCGATCCGGCGGCGCTGGAAACACGCACTGGCATGCGACTGGATAACAGCCGCACTGTCAGCGTACGCAATGGTGTGGCGATCATCCCGGTAGTCGGTCCGGTGTTTCGCTATGCCAACCTTTTCACCGAGATCAGCGGTGCGACCAGCACTCAGTTGCTGGCCACCGACCTGCAGGCCGCGCTCGATGATCCCAAGATCAGCGCGATCATCCTCAACATCGATAGCCCAGGCGGCGTTGCCGCCGGCATCAACGAACTGGCTGACCAGGTCCATGCGGCCCGTGACCGTAAACGCATCGTTGCCTACATCGGCGGCACTGGTGCAAGCGCGGCCTATTGGATTGCGTCAGCTGCCAGCGAAATCGTCATCGACGAAACGGCGCTCGCCGGGAGTATCGGTGTAGTCGTTGAAGCTGTGGTCGGCGGCGAGGAAGGCAACGGCCGTAAGCGCTATCAGATCGTCAGCCGCAATGCCCCGAACAAGCGTGTAGATCTCTCTACCGAAGAAGGGCGAGCCAAGGTCGGCGAAACGGTCGACGCCATGGGTGATGTGTTCGTCGCCAAGGTGGCCCGCAACCTGGGCGTGGAGCCGGAGCGTGTCCCAGCGATGGGCGACTTCGGCGGCCTGCGCGTTGGCGCCGCGGCTGTCGAGTCCGGCTTGGCCCACCGTCTGGGGTCGCTTGAAACATTGATTACCGAACTGGCCAAACCGGCCGCCACTCAACCGAGGAAATACAACATGACCACCGTCAGCAGCACGGCGGAGTTGCGTGAGGCGCTGGCCGCCGGCACGGATCCGCAAACCATCGAAATCGCTCAGGCCAATCAGCCGGATCTCGAAAGTATCCGCACCCAAAGTCGCGAGGAAGGCGCTACTGCAGAGCGGCAACGCATCACCGGCATCAATGCAATGGCCAGCAAGGGTTTCGAAACTGAAATCGCCGCTGCCATCGAAGCAGGCTCCACGGTTGAAGCTACAGCGCTACAGCTGTTCAAGGCTGCGCAGGATCGCGGCATTTCCCTTAACGCCATCAAGGCCGACGCCACCGGTGCATCGACGTCCACTCCTGCGGGCGATGCCGCTCAGGGTGAGCGCAAGGCCGTCGTGAACGCCATCGTCGAGGGCGCCTCGCGCCGCTGA
- a CDS encoding head decoration protein, giving the protein MSNPERQTYVPDQLSAGAFPVMIDTAVIASGQKLSRGAVLGQVTASGEYVLCKAAATDGSEAPAAVLDQSTDTTSGAQVAPIRLTGEVLASQLTLGEGFTLAQAKAALRPLCLFVR; this is encoded by the coding sequence ATGAGCAACCCAGAACGCCAAACCTATGTCCCGGACCAACTGTCCGCCGGTGCCTTCCCGGTGATGATCGACACCGCCGTGATCGCTTCCGGCCAGAAGCTCAGTCGAGGCGCCGTCCTTGGGCAAGTAACGGCCAGTGGTGAATATGTGCTGTGCAAGGCCGCAGCGACCGATGGCTCCGAAGCTCCTGCGGCTGTACTGGATCAGTCCACTGATACGACCTCAGGCGCGCAGGTAGCGCCCATCCGCCTGACCGGTGAAGTGCTGGCCAGTCAACTCACTCTCGGCGAGGGCTTTACTTTGGCGCAGGCAAAAGCTGCGCTGCGTCCCCTGTGCCTGTTCGTTCGTTAA
- a CDS encoding major capsid protein, with product MDIFDTRTMLEAVEQMPTARRFLLNTFFNGGSPVTFPTKTVDIDIIKGKRKMAPFVNPRLPGSVSLREGYTTSTYSPPYIQPKRETTAELVLKRSAGDNPFSSRTPLERAGQLLGKDLRDLDDEIIRREEWMCAQALTTGKVRVVGEGVDDTIDFLMAPDHKISLGSGQWGTEDGDPIANLRSWKRKIAKDSGRTANTVAMSGEALDAFQSSAMVMKQLNTRRVDMGLIKPEELPDGVTYLGYLNDPGVDLYGYDEWYLDDEDDEQPMIPAGGLILGSTSTRNAMLYGAIQDLEAVESGLVEAARFPKSWVTQEPSARWLKLQSAALAGLLEPDAFIYAKVV from the coding sequence ATGGATATTTTTGATACCCGCACCATGCTTGAAGCGGTCGAGCAAATGCCAACCGCGCGGCGCTTTTTGCTGAACACATTTTTCAACGGCGGCAGTCCTGTCACGTTCCCGACCAAAACCGTGGACATCGACATCATCAAGGGCAAACGCAAAATGGCGCCGTTTGTTAATCCTCGCCTGCCGGGCAGTGTGTCGTTGCGCGAAGGCTATACCACCAGCACCTACAGCCCGCCGTACATTCAACCCAAGCGCGAAACCACCGCCGAGCTGGTGCTCAAGCGTTCGGCCGGCGACAACCCGTTTTCCTCGCGTACTCCGCTGGAGCGTGCCGGGCAATTGCTCGGTAAGGACCTGCGCGATCTGGACGACGAAATCATCCGCCGGGAAGAATGGATGTGCGCCCAGGCACTTACGACCGGAAAGGTTCGCGTCGTGGGGGAAGGGGTGGATGACACCATCGACTTCCTGATGGCCCCCGATCACAAGATCAGCCTGGGTAGCGGTCAGTGGGGCACCGAAGACGGCGACCCGATTGCCAATCTTCGTAGCTGGAAGCGCAAGATCGCCAAGGACTCCGGGCGCACGGCAAACACCGTAGCTATGAGCGGCGAGGCGCTGGACGCCTTTCAATCCAGTGCGATGGTGATGAAACAGCTCAACACTCGCCGCGTTGACATGGGCTTGATCAAGCCAGAGGAACTGCCAGACGGCGTGACTTACCTGGGCTACCTGAATGATCCCGGCGTCGACCTTTATGGTTATGACGAGTGGTATCTGGACGACGAGGATGACGAGCAACCAATGATTCCGGCAGGTGGCTTGATTCTCGGCTCGACGTCCACGCGCAACGCCATGCTCTACGGGGCGATTCAAGATCTGGAAGCCGTGGAAAGTGGCTTGGTCGAAGCGGCGCGCTTCCCGAAGAGCTGGGTGACCCAAGAGCCGAGCGCTCGTTGGCTGAAGCTGCAGAGTGCGGCATTGGCTGGCCTGCTCGAACCGGATGCGTTCATTTACGCCAAGGTGGTGTGA
- a CDS encoding head-tail joining protein, whose product MGFRELSDDMDALVLDGLGDMATVGGREIAGFFSAPWLQPRMGRINTALREPQFEIRVVDAAGVEPGQLVVVDLAKQDGGGQYDLVKLEPDGSGWVALLLRAKA is encoded by the coding sequence ATGGGTTTTCGCGAATTGAGCGACGATATGGACGCCCTGGTGTTGGATGGCTTGGGCGACATGGCAACGGTCGGCGGTCGAGAGATCGCCGGTTTCTTTTCCGCGCCATGGCTGCAGCCGCGCATGGGGCGGATCAACACCGCATTGCGCGAGCCGCAATTTGAGATTCGCGTCGTCGATGCGGCGGGTGTTGAGCCGGGGCAACTGGTCGTTGTAGATCTGGCAAAGCAGGACGGGGGAGGCCAGTACGATCTGGTCAAGCTGGAGCCAGATGGTTCAGGCTGGGTGGCATTGCTTTTGAGGGCTAAAGCATGA
- a CDS encoding phage baseplate assembly protein V, producing the protein MSYASAQHDRMIAGAVKACYVVAVDLSASPPVCRVSDGSEWVSAWVRWHSIAAGKARHWRAPSLGEQGSLISPSGDVSQGTFVPGLYGNAGPPPDNRDHVEVWRFDDGGSLVYDWQAKSYSITLPSGTVTIKVASTEAVVTDAAVSVTTGNINLKAAVMIDGALHVTKGITSAGAIIDATGNSNHHTH; encoded by the coding sequence GTGAGTTACGCGAGCGCCCAGCATGACCGCATGATCGCGGGGGCGGTAAAGGCTTGCTACGTGGTCGCGGTGGATCTGTCCGCTTCACCGCCGGTATGTCGCGTGTCGGATGGCAGTGAATGGGTCAGCGCTTGGGTGCGGTGGCACAGCATTGCAGCGGGCAAGGCCAGGCACTGGCGTGCACCGTCTTTGGGCGAGCAGGGCAGTTTGATCAGTCCCAGCGGTGACGTGTCGCAAGGCACGTTTGTCCCGGGCCTGTATGGCAATGCCGGACCCCCGCCAGATAATCGCGATCACGTCGAGGTCTGGCGTTTCGATGATGGCGGGTCGCTGGTCTACGACTGGCAGGCCAAGAGCTACAGCATCACGCTCCCGAGCGGTACGGTCACCATCAAAGTGGCCAGCACCGAAGCGGTCGTGACCGATGCGGCCGTGAGCGTGACTACCGGCAACATCAATCTGAAAGCGGCGGTGATGATCGACGGTGCGTTACACGTTACTAAGGGCATCACCAGCGCCGGCGCGATCATTGACGCCACCGGCAACAGTAATCACCACACGCATTAA
- a CDS encoding GPW/gp25 family protein, producing the protein MIGMDRHTGLPISGIEHLRQSIADILSTPLGSRRHRMEYGSKLRRFVDLPVNEGWKSAVQAEVARALGRWEPRLKLDHVRVLSVIGGQINLQIVGKYLGDGVTLEVAA; encoded by the coding sequence ATGATCGGAATGGATCGCCACACCGGCCTACCCATATCCGGCATCGAGCACCTGCGGCAATCCATTGCCGACATATTGAGCACGCCGCTGGGCAGTCGCCGGCACCGCATGGAGTACGGCAGCAAGCTGCGCCGGTTTGTCGATTTGCCCGTTAACGAGGGCTGGAAAAGCGCCGTACAGGCTGAGGTCGCCCGCGCCTTGGGGCGCTGGGAGCCACGTTTGAAGCTCGACCATGTGCGTGTCCTTTCCGTCATTGGTGGGCAAATCAATCTGCAAATCGTCGGGAAGTACCTGGGCGACGGCGTTACGTTGGAGGTGGCCGCATGA
- a CDS encoding baseplate assembly protein, protein MSTVDLSSLPAPTVLEPLDFEEVYQDGLSVFRGYMGGNWTAALESDPVVKVLEVGAYNKVGNRARVNDAGKALLLAHAIRGDLDHLGANVNLQRLVIQAEDLLAVPPVPKVMEDDDPFRERIQLAYEGLTTAGPRNSYILHARNASGLVADATAESPAPCYVTVTVLGLDGEGEAAPDLLATVAAALNDDDVRPVGDRVTVQSAEVIRYEIDAILHMASAGPEADASLAEAKSRLAAWINPRKRLGVEIARSAVDAQLHVAGVARVELVGWQDLAPTKAQAAFCTSYNVRLAG, encoded by the coding sequence ATGAGTACCGTAGATCTGTCGTCGCTGCCAGCGCCGACCGTGCTGGAGCCTCTGGATTTTGAAGAGGTTTATCAGGACGGGCTGAGCGTGTTTCGCGGGTACATGGGCGGTAACTGGACGGCCGCGCTGGAAAGCGATCCAGTTGTCAAAGTGCTTGAGGTCGGGGCTTACAACAAGGTCGGTAACCGCGCCCGAGTCAATGACGCCGGCAAGGCGCTGTTACTGGCGCACGCCATTCGCGGCGACCTCGACCACTTGGGCGCAAACGTCAATCTGCAGCGCCTGGTCATTCAGGCCGAGGATCTGCTGGCAGTGCCACCGGTGCCCAAGGTCATGGAAGACGACGACCCGTTTCGCGAGCGTATCCAGTTGGCCTATGAGGGGTTGACCACGGCCGGACCGCGTAACAGCTACATCCTGCACGCGCGTAACGCCTCGGGGCTGGTGGCAGATGCCACGGCTGAAAGTCCGGCGCCTTGTTACGTTACGGTAACGGTGCTGGGGCTGGACGGGGAAGGCGAAGCTGCGCCGGATCTGCTGGCGACGGTGGCCGCTGCGTTGAATGACGATGACGTGCGCCCGGTCGGTGATCGCGTGACTGTGCAGAGCGCAGAGGTGATTCGTTACGAGATTGACGCCATTTTGCACATGGCCAGCGCTGGCCCTGAAGCGGATGCCAGTTTGGCCGAGGCGAAAAGCCGCTTGGCAGCCTGGATCAATCCACGCAAGCGGCTGGGCGTTGAGATCGCCCGCTCGGCTGTTGACGCTCAGTTGCACGTTGCCGGCGTTGCCCGGGTTGAGTTGGTCGGGTGGCAGGATCTGGCCCCGACCAAGGCGCAAGCGGCTTTCTGTACGAGCTACAACGTGAGGCTGGCGGGCTGA
- a CDS encoding phage tail protein I: protein MKSLLPLNSTQLERAMEAAFFDKTIVPLRDLYNAETCPVHLLPHLAWAWSVDRWDYRWTEATKRAAIKASYYIHKHKGTIGALRRVVEPLGYLIEIVEWFQTVPAGVPGTFALKVGVLDTGITEEMYQELERLIDDAKPVTRQLTGLAISLETQGNLDIAVSLYDGDEIDVYPPVMRDIEVTGSFGVVGREHTIDTLDVYYD, encoded by the coding sequence ATGAAAAGTCTCCTACCGCTCAACAGCACGCAATTGGAACGGGCCATGGAGGCCGCGTTTTTCGACAAGACGATTGTCCCTCTGCGCGACCTCTACAACGCTGAAACCTGCCCGGTGCATTTGCTGCCGCACCTGGCATGGGCATGGTCGGTGGATCGCTGGGATTACCGGTGGACTGAGGCGACCAAGCGCGCGGCCATCAAGGCGTCGTACTACATCCACAAGCACAAAGGCACCATCGGCGCGTTGCGCCGGGTGGTCGAGCCGCTGGGCTACCTGATCGAGATTGTCGAGTGGTTCCAGACCGTGCCCGCGGGCGTGCCGGGCACCTTCGCGCTGAAGGTCGGGGTGCTGGATACCGGCATCACCGAAGAAATGTATCAGGAGCTGGAGCGCCTGATTGACGATGCCAAACCCGTCACACGGCAACTGACCGGGCTGGCCATCAGCCTGGAGACCCAAGGAAATCTGGACATTGCCGTGTCCCTCTACGACGGCGACGAAATCGACGTTTACCCACCCGTCATGCGTGACATTGAGGTCACTGGCAGCTTTGGCGTGGTCGGCCGCGAACACACTATAGACACCCTGGACGTTTATTATGATTGA
- a CDS encoding phage tail protein, whose amino-acid sequence MIDANSQFFAILTNVGMAKQANADALGIPWKLTEMGVGDANPNGLADPPNPVPSAIQTKLLNEWRRKPLNQLKIDPVNPAVIIAEQIIPADEGGKWIREIGLYDADGDLVAVANCAPSFKPLLSQGSGRTQVVRMNFVVSNAGNITLKIDPAVVLATREYVDSRLLDELSRLDIKQSVRAATTANIALLGLQVVDGVSLNAGDRVLVKNQTVAKDNGPYVVAVGAWTRAKDADSNAKVTPNMTLAVEVGATQADTIWQLVTDGAIVVGVTALTFKDVTDGLARLFSPSFVGNPTAPTPAQFDSSKLLATAEFVKRSGVEFSGFTSSSADLALTAAHVGGLHSFSGAVQLTATLPPTAGIAQGATVTLACAGAGGLRVVGAGADVVYTSSGIAGPLVLALGDTAEFIRLQDQWRLSGGTVALRFAGIMAGESFTTRPQFDSTKALATTEFVQRSAGSLAGYVAYPATTVLTAADVGKYVYASGATVTLTLPDATLLPLGSRIYIQAGAMTVCTVRSINGAITGPNGNQVGSNSVVLGNGVASEFIATGVNWLAVGGSGLAALFANGYQRHPSGLIEQWGTVSVQDNAELSIVLPVAFPNAILGALAGVSNSAQAGAAEFSIAGARKNGGSLNSILVNANSGPTTSVIPVIYWRAWGY is encoded by the coding sequence ATGATTGATGCGAACTCGCAGTTTTTTGCGATCCTCACGAACGTGGGGATGGCCAAGCAGGCGAACGCCGACGCGCTTGGCATTCCCTGGAAACTCACCGAAATGGGCGTGGGTGATGCCAACCCGAACGGGCTGGCAGATCCGCCCAATCCGGTGCCGTCGGCCATACAAACCAAGCTGCTCAATGAGTGGCGCCGAAAGCCGCTCAACCAACTGAAGATTGACCCGGTCAATCCGGCGGTGATCATCGCTGAGCAGATCATTCCCGCTGATGAGGGAGGTAAGTGGATCCGCGAAATCGGCCTCTATGATGCGGACGGCGATCTGGTGGCGGTGGCCAACTGTGCGCCAAGCTTCAAGCCGCTGCTGTCGCAAGGCTCTGGCCGCACGCAAGTCGTGCGCATGAACTTTGTGGTCAGCAACGCCGGGAATATCACGTTAAAGATTGACCCGGCGGTGGTACTGGCAACCCGCGAATATGTTGACTCGCGTCTTCTGGATGAGTTGAGCAGGCTCGACATTAAGCAATCTGTGCGCGCCGCAACGACGGCCAATATTGCTCTGCTCGGTTTGCAGGTGGTGGATGGTGTTTCGCTGAACGCCGGCGATCGGGTGTTGGTGAAGAATCAGACGGTTGCGAAGGATAATGGGCCATACGTGGTGGCGGTTGGTGCCTGGACGCGGGCCAAAGATGCCGACAGCAATGCCAAGGTCACGCCGAATATGACGCTGGCGGTTGAGGTGGGTGCTACTCAGGCCGACACAATCTGGCAGTTGGTGACAGATGGCGCGATTGTAGTGGGTGTCACGGCCTTGACGTTCAAGGACGTCACCGACGGCCTCGCCCGTTTGTTTTCACCGAGCTTTGTCGGCAACCCAACGGCGCCGACGCCGGCGCAATTTGACAGCAGCAAGTTGCTGGCTACGGCTGAATTCGTGAAGCGCAGCGGGGTTGAGTTTTCAGGCTTCACCTCAAGCAGCGCGGATTTGGCGCTTACGGCTGCACATGTCGGCGGCCTTCACAGCTTTTCCGGTGCCGTGCAACTCACCGCGACCTTGCCGCCTACGGCAGGTATCGCGCAGGGCGCTACTGTCACGCTTGCCTGTGCGGGTGCTGGCGGCCTGAGAGTTGTAGGGGCTGGAGCTGATGTGGTTTACACCTCTAGCGGTATTGCCGGTCCGTTGGTGCTGGCCTTGGGCGACACGGCCGAATTCATTCGGCTGCAAGATCAGTGGCGGCTGAGCGGTGGCACTGTTGCGTTGCGTTTTGCCGGCATCATGGCGGGGGAGAGCTTCACAACCCGGCCTCAATTCGATAGCACCAAGGCGCTAGCAACTACTGAGTTTGTGCAGCGCTCGGCGGGCAGTTTGGCGGGGTATGTCGCCTATCCGGCAACTACGGTTTTGACGGCCGCCGATGTCGGCAAGTACGTCTATGCAAGCGGGGCCACTGTCACTCTCACGCTGCCTGATGCCACGCTGTTGCCCCTCGGAAGTCGTATTTACATTCAGGCGGGAGCAATGACCGTCTGCACTGTCAGGTCCATTAACGGCGCGATTACTGGGCCAAATGGCAATCAGGTGGGTTCAAACAGTGTGGTACTGGGTAACGGCGTTGCGTCAGAATTTATCGCAACGGGTGTGAACTGGCTGGCCGTTGGCGGATCTGGACTCGCCGCTCTTTTTGCTAACGGCTATCAGCGGCACCCATCGGGGCTGATCGAGCAGTGGGGAACCGTCTCTGTTCAAGATAATGCGGAGCTGAGTATTGTCCTTCCCGTTGCGTTCCCTAACGCGATTTTAGGGGCTTTGGCCGGGGTATCCAACTCGGCACAAGCAGGGGCGGCAGAGTTTTCTATTGCTGGAGCGCGAAAGAACGGCGGCAGTCTCAACAGCATTTTGGTCAATGCGAACTCGGGGCCGACCACGTCTGTTATTCCAGTCATTTATTGGCGAGCCTGGGGATACTGA
- a CDS encoding phage tail assembly chaperone has protein sequence MIFFSASERGFYEGTINSDMPDDGVEVSEERRRAILEGQSAGMAIAADEFGGPILVERPAPTAEVLAAAERVWRDRQLAATDPLVSRHRDEVEEGGSTSITPEQYTELQGYRRLLRDWPQGDQFPLAEHRPPAPTWLAAQTT, from the coding sequence ATGATTTTTTTTAGTGCGTCTGAGCGTGGCTTTTACGAAGGCACCATTAATAGCGACATGCCAGACGATGGCGTTGAGGTTTCCGAGGAGCGCCGTCGCGCAATTCTGGAAGGTCAGTCTGCCGGAATGGCCATTGCTGCTGACGAGTTTGGCGGCCCTATCCTTGTCGAGCGGCCGGCGCCTACTGCAGAGGTGCTGGCCGCCGCTGAGCGTGTTTGGCGGGATCGGCAATTGGCGGCTACTGACCCTCTGGTTTCACGCCATCGCGACGAGGTTGAGGAAGGCGGGTCGACCTCGATCACGCCTGAGCAATATACCGAGCTGCAAGGCTACCGACGGCTATTGCGCGACTGGCCGCAAGGAGATCAATTCCCGCTCGCCGAACACCGGCCGCCGGCGCCGACCTGGCTGGCAGCACAAACCACCTAA
- a CDS encoding phage tail sheath subtilisin-like domain-containing protein: protein MSFFHGVTTTSVDTGARTISLPSSSIIGLCDTFTPGVLGGGTAKAGELKLITTEREAIAAFGPDSAITKACQAIYVKAKAVIVAIGVAKLEDPAMQISAIIGGVLASGQRTGLQALLDGKSLFNAQPRLLIAPGHTATQAVATALDSLAQKLRAIGIIDGPGTTDEAAMAYAENFGSRNLFMVDPGVKYWDTITSKTVDAPGSAWAAGLFAWTDAEYGFWASPSNKELTGITGTGRAVEYLDGDETCRANLLNNANITTIIRDDGYRLWGNRTLSSDPKWAFVTRVRTLFILMDAVQAGHKWAVDRSITKTYVTDVTNGLDAFMRDLKAQGAIINFEVFPDTELNTASQIAQGKVYWRIRFTDVPPAENPNFLFEVTDQWMTEVLEAA, encoded by the coding sequence ATGAGTTTTTTCCACGGCGTCACGACCACGTCGGTCGACACTGGCGCGCGCACCATCTCGCTGCCGTCGTCATCGATTATCGGTCTGTGTGACACGTTCACCCCGGGCGTGCTCGGCGGCGGCACGGCGAAAGCCGGCGAACTGAAGTTGATCACCACTGAACGCGAAGCCATCGCTGCCTTTGGCCCCGATTCGGCGATCACCAAGGCCTGTCAGGCGATCTACGTCAAAGCCAAAGCCGTGATCGTTGCCATCGGCGTGGCCAAGCTGGAAGACCCCGCGATGCAGATCTCGGCGATCATCGGCGGCGTTCTGGCCTCGGGTCAGCGCACCGGCTTACAGGCGCTGCTTGATGGCAAAAGCCTGTTCAACGCCCAACCGCGGTTGTTGATCGCGCCGGGTCATACGGCGACTCAGGCTGTGGCCACGGCGCTCGATAGCTTGGCGCAGAAGCTGCGCGCCATTGGCATCATCGATGGCCCGGGCACGACCGACGAGGCCGCTATGGCCTACGCCGAGAACTTCGGTAGTCGCAACCTGTTCATGGTCGACCCGGGCGTCAAGTATTGGGACACCATCACCAGCAAGACCGTCGACGCGCCCGGTTCGGCTTGGGCGGCGGGGCTGTTTGCCTGGACGGATGCTGAATACGGCTTCTGGGCTTCGCCATCGAACAAGGAATTGACCGGTATCACCGGCACCGGCCGCGCGGTCGAGTACCTGGACGGCGACGAGACCTGCCGGGCAAACCTGCTCAACAACGCCAATATCACCACGATCATTCGCGACGACGGTTACCGCCTGTGGGGCAACCGCACGCTGTCGAGCGATCCGAAGTGGGCGTTCGTTACCCGCGTTCGCACGTTGTTCATCCTCATGGACGCGGTGCAGGCCGGGCACAAGTGGGCGGTTGACCGCTCGATCACCAAGACCTACGTGACCGATGTCACCAACGGTCTGGATGCGTTCATGCGCGACCTGAAAGCCCAGGGCGCAATCATCAACTTTGAAGTGTTCCCCGACACCGAACTGAACACGGCCAGCCAGATCGCCCAGGGCAAGGTGTATTGGCGCATCCGTTTCACCGACGTGCCGCCGGCAGAGAACCCGAATTTCCTTTTCGAAGTCACCGATCAGTGGATGACCGAAGTGCTTGAAGCAGCCTAA